One segment of Triticum aestivum cultivar Chinese Spring chromosome 2A, IWGSC CS RefSeq v2.1, whole genome shotgun sequence DNA contains the following:
- the LOC123186340 gene encoding RING finger protein 215 — protein MAAMAMPKHVADGAVVDRRLDATTICFSEEPAPAASDSGSPRFALRVTCSVTRSLEFRRSGRRPKVVLQKYTKADSDSAVTLPVGDLSVLQSDGACQGALRGMLAELRQLRELHLDEDEWDAVVPADIVPQIVRVARGDDAKDGGFTFCFAMKVHRRIIHGEEALLMACKERELDLDGAGTTDDCAICLDGLEGEPAVQLPGCPHAFHRRCISTWFSKKTTCPMCRDDVRLCALRKFLNL, from the coding sequence ATGGCAGCAATGGCGATGCCGAAGCACGTCGCGGACGGCGCAGTAGTCGACCGCCGGCTCGACGCGACCACGATATGCTTCTCCGAGGAGCCCGCGCCGGCAGCCTCCGACAGCGGCAGCCCCCGGTTCGCCCTGCGCGTGACGTGCAGCGTGACGCGGTCCCTGGAGTTCCGCAGGAGCGGCCGGCGCCCGAAGGTGGTGCTGCAGAAGTACACCAAGGCCGACAGCGACTCCGCCGTAACGCTCCCCGTCGGCGACCTGTCCGTGCTACAGAGCGACGGCGCCTGCCAGGGGGCCCTCCGCGGGATGCTGGCGGAGCTGCGTCAGCTCCGGGAGCTCCACCTCGACGAGGACGAGTGGGACGCCGTCGTCCCCGCGGACATCGTCCCGCAGATCGTCCGcgtggcgcgcggcgacgacgcCAAGGACGGCGGCTTCACTTTCTGCTTCGCGATGAAGGTGCACCGGCGGATCATACACGGCGAGGAGGCCCTGCTGATGGCGTGCAAAGAGAGGGAGCTGGACCTGGACGGCGCCGGGACGACGGACGACTGCGCGATCTGCCTGGATGGCCTGGAGGGAGAGCCCGCCGTGCAGCTGCCGGGTTGCCCGCACGCGTTCCACCGCCGGTGCATTTCCACGTGGTTCTCCAAGAAGACGACGTGCCCCATGTGCCGGGATGACGTTAGGCTCTGTGCCCTGCGGAAGTTTCTGAACCTGTAG